The genomic interval ACATTGTTAtatgtaattataattttattgattaggTTTACTTTTATATCCCTAGCTCTGAGGTTTTACAGTCATGATTTTCTAATAGTTCCTCCCATAATAATGCTAATTTGGACCACAAAtcagattattttgaagaaatgataaagttggcacattttaaatattatatcatTCTGTGTTTACTGTATATAATTATTTAGATCTTTACAAGTCTGGAGTTAAGAACAAGTCACTAAAgaagaagacaaacaacccagtgGGCAAATGGTAGGCAGTGTACAGAAGAAAACTCTGGTTAGTCTACAAATATATAGGAAAATGTTCAACTTCACCCatattcagggaaatgcaaattaaaacaagaatgaGATTCCATTTCACACTCATCTGATTAGTAAAAACATTGAAAGTCTGATGGGGCTGGGGGAAACGGGCCTCTCATCTGTGCGAAGGAATCTCTAACCCTTACAGAGAGCAGTTCAGAGATACCAGTAAAGTTGAAAATGCACGTGCACCAGAGGCCTGTAAAAGGATGCTCATTGCAGCAGTGtcataatagtgaaaaactaGACACAAGATGAATGTCCAtcagtagaagaatggataaataaaatgtggcataatTGTGTGATGAAATGTTTTACAGTAGTGAAAAGTCAGGAGCTCTATCTATTTCAACAGTAGGATCTCAGAAACAAAGTAGAATAATAAAGCAAGCGGTGGAATTATGTACAGTTGATATTACTTATGTAATTgttaaaaacatacaaaagatGGTAAATTCAtagattaatatatatgtatttgaaaacATACTTCAAAAATAAGCTGGAAGAATGCACACCAAACCAAATCCGTGATAATGGCTACTCAGCAAAAAGGGAAAGGGGAATAGAATGGGAATGGAGGACAAAGAATctgcatggtttttttttttttttttttttttaagacttgaaGCATCATGAAAAAATATCAACAATTGTCAATTCTGAGTTGTAAATTCACCAGTGTTTATTCTTCGCCCCTTGTAAAAGAGCAAAATTTCTTGAAAACAAAAGAATGTCTAGAAGTGACCCTTTTGGTGGGATGATGACCTATTTTTGTTGGCCCAGAGAGTACTGAGTGTTTTTGAAACCTGAATTTGAAGGAATATATCCCATTTCCAGGTGTGCTTACACTGATTCATTCTCACATTTTGACATATTTTCCTCAGGCACTTATTCTGGATGTTGAGTGGTAGATATTACTTCTTTATCACCTCTGCTCTGATTTGATTTCACATACTTTCTACCTTAAAACCATTAAATGTCATGAAACTTTTCCTTGTGCAGTGACACTTTTTTTATTGGGCCCTAGAGATGGTTGGAGGTACACTGGGTAGATCATAAAATGCAAAAATCAGGCATATGTTGTATATTACAAAGAAATCTTTTATAAGGCATTCCCCTTTTTGAGGCATTTCTAACACATGGTACTTATTCTCATTTAATTAGGTGACATGATGACATTGCTAATGAAGAAAGATACtttgacagaagaggaaacacagtTCTACATTTCAGAGACTGTTCTGGCAATAGATGCGATCCACCAGTTGGGTTTCATCCATCGGGATATTAAACCAGACAACCTTTTATTGGATGCCAAGGCATGTGAATAAAGTGAATTATTAGGTTGCTGATTATTTTATGAAGTAATAGAAGTGATTTTGTGATTGGAAGTGGGCAACTGCAATTTATATTATTGCTAACCTACATTATTTCATAGACTGATACGGTAGGAGAGAGCTGTGAAGTGAAATGACATCAAGGGAAAACTGGCTGTCTTTTTATCATCTTCCATTTTCTACTCCTTAAAATAATCATCATCAAATATTGATAATTTTACATTTCACCTGTATGAATTCTAAGCTAAGAATTTTTATGATTGCATTTAGAAGAGTTTTTAATGAGGCTTTTGTCTCTAAGTTAATAAAATCTATTGATTTTGCTAggttttgtctttcttctttttttccttagggtCATGTAAAATTATCTGATTTTGGTTTGTGCACGGGATTAAAGAAGGCTCATAGGACTGAATTCTACAGAAATCTTACACACAACCCACCAAGTGACTTCTGTAAGTTTGATTTTTTGGGGGTTAAAGTAGTACAGCTGGTCTAATCCAGGACTGTTGAGAACTGAagcttctctccttctcctcaccTCTTAAACCAATGTATTTTCAATGGATATGTGTGAATTTGTTTTCTGGTAAGAGTTTTTCCCTCGTAATTACAATTCTGTCTTGTTGAAATTAGCATTCCAGAACatgaactcaaagaggaaagcagaaaCATGGAAGAAGAACAGGAGACAACTGGTGAGTTGAAGAAAGAATTTTGTGCCCTGGTCCTAAAATCTCATTTGGTATTTGCTTGGTAATTTGGAGCTTCACAATGATTAGTTCTTACTTCATAGCAATGATAGAGCTTGTTCCGGGATCATAgagttttcttagtttctctgtAACATTTCCCTGCCTGTAAAGGAaaatgctgatttttactttatgATTTCACTTCAGAATATTTTATCAAGCATATCTATAATTAGTTAATCTGTCTGTTTACGAGTACTGGCATTTTCTATAAAACTCACCGAGATGAGTGTAAATTGTAGTAAATGCCGTGTGATTTTCATGTTTCCATTTTCCCTACCTGTCCTGATGCAACAAATGTCAGTCAGCATAAGTAAGGTTATTGTGTGCTTCTAAGAACTTCGTAGACAAAGTAAACAGAAAGTTTGGCATGTTAACAGTGttacaataaaatagataaaataaaattggaaagcaGACTTTACTGCAAATAAACTTAATGACTGCTTTAACGTGGAACAACACTGTCTGTTTTGAACCCCACACTATTTCTCCTCCATTACTCAGCAAATATTAGAATCATTtgccccttttcctctttccctttatcCTCTTAACTAGGTCCATGAACATTGTCAAGGTTAGGAATGTGCCTTTTGACTTTAATTTCCTAACTTCTTGTACAACGCCTGGTACATATGGacactctgtaaatatttgttaaattcaaCCAAGTAATGAAGAGAAACTCATTCAGCAGTCCCTCAGGAAGGTAAATAGACTGAAAGGCAAGAGTCTGATACCCTCTCAAAGCAAATAAAATGACCTTTGCATTATTGAGCTCATTCTCTCATTAGCCCAAGTAAACTTTTTGTGCTTGTAAAACATTTCGGTGTTTTtacaagtttttttaaatgttttgagctATGCATTAATGACAGAATCTTCCTTCTACTTTTAAATGTGTCACTTCTAGATCAGATTTTACAATTGAGAAAAGAATTGTAGTATTTCCtacttttaaagggaaaaaatgaatacTGCCTAAAGCTATGGTGGGAATTCTGTACCCCCTGATTACAGAATATTCACACTGATTACTAATGTGCAGGTTTTATTATTCTCGTGACCATCATCATGACTTACATCAGTGTTTCCCAGTGAAGAAACAGAGGGGACTCTTGCTATTTGGGGCAGGAAATTCCTTtagaacctgtatcccctgcccACTATATGCTAATCATGTCTTCCCCCAGGTCATTGAAATGTCAAAATCTGCTGTCAcacattttccacattttcaGGTGGCCCTTAGAGTACTACCTGTAGTTGAAAATCATTGCCTTAAAGAAAGTTTTTGTAAGATTTTATATGAATTAAGAATGAAAAACTGCATTGCTTTCTAATGGATAAGAAGTGCCCTGGAAATGAGTTTATAATGAAAATACCTGACGTTTATATAGTAGGCTGTAGTTTACAAACACATTCCTTTGCTTGTTTCATCCTCGTATCCACTCTGTTAGGGCAGGTATTATTACTCCAATTTTATGTAAgcagaagctgaggctcagaaaggttgaaTAACTTGCCTGAGAGCCCATTACTAGTGAGTGGGGAAGCCAGGCCTACTGGGCACaagctttttattctttttggaatGGATTTAGggctaaatacataaataacgTTGTTGAGCTCTTTGGGGGACAGAAATCATGTCTTAAATAACATATTATCTGACTCAGTGCCTATCACCAAGCCTTATACATGATAAACATGCAAAACAAGTATTAAATGAAAAACTAACTTCTGTATATATTGGTTTTTCCAGTAGTGAGCCATActtggatctttaaaaaaaaaaacactgagaacATTGATTTGACAAGCTGTTCCTTTGCAGGCATATTCCACAGTGGGGACACCAGATTACATTGCTCCAGAAGTGTTCATGCAGACTGGGTACAACAAATTGTGTGACTGGTGGTCTTTGGGAGTAATTATGTATGAAATGCTAATAGGTATGTTTTATCATTCATTTATGTACATACCATATAAATTTCCTTGAGTGCCACTGATGAACATATTGTAGATATTATGGGCTGAAATAGCTGAACTCTTTAAACTGATTTCTGACATCCGCCAATGTTAAATACACATTGATAAATATCAGTGAGCTCTCCAGGGATCCTCTGTCAGGAAGGGGGCATTTAACTGGAACTCCCATGTATCAAAATTGTGTCTGCATGGCCTTTTAGGTAGAAGAGGGGCAAtgctttaaattctttattttattgactttattagcaattttattataaatggctGAATGGtggtattttttattgttaagcGGAGCACCCAGGGCTATTTTGTTTCTTGTGACACACATATAATAGGTGTAGCATATTTGATCATAAAAGCTCATGAAACTTGTTTTCTCTGATACGTAGGATATCCACCTTTCTGCTCTGAAACACCTCAAGAAACATATAGGAAAGTGATGAACTGGAAAGAAACTCTGGTATTTCCTCCAGAGGTGCCTATATCTGAAAAAGCCAAGGACTTAATTCTTAGGTTAGTAGTTAAATCCCTAGAAGAGTTTGTGGTATCTTAAAACTTCACAGGGACCTAAAAGACTAAATTGCCTATTTCAGCTTTGTGGGAGGAAAAAGACTATCACTGATCTATACAGTCAAAGGCATCAGTAAAGaaaaggtgttttttaaaaatgcagactctTAAAAGGAATTATGCAGGAAAAAAAGTCAGAGTTAAGAAGAGGGAAGAGGCCTTGTATTATTTCAGAGGTCACTCCTGTTAAAATACAATGACCTTATCCCTATCTcctcaagagaaagggaaaataaattcttAGTAGCAGTTCATATCACAAAAGTCTCTATATGAAACCTTTTCTAAGCACAAGATTCCATTCTGTTTCTCAACTAAGATGAAGTGTTTAGGCTCTGTTGTAAATGGCtggaaggaatataaattgggCAACCCATGGGAACAGCCAGTTGGCAGCATATTATACAAAATCTTCAACTGTCTAtgacctttgacccagcaattctacttctaggaatttcgCATATGCAGATAATCAGATGTGTGTAAAGCTTTAGGTACAGTATGTTATCTTGATATTGTTTTTAgtaatgaaaaattgaaaaccttctaaaTGTTCAACAATAGTGAACTGGCTAAATAAATTGTAGTGTTTCCAtgtgtaaatttcagaaaatgaagttacagaaaaatatttaatgactttGAGAAAtgttctaagtgaaaaaaatagtcCTAAAATGGTAACTACTTatcaacacaatattgtaaaaattatattaaaagactagaaggaaatgGCTTCAGTGTTTATAGTAGTTATGTCTGAGTAGTGCAGTTAtagatgttttctatttttttcccacatcTCCCACAATAGAGTTAACTTcagtaaacaggaaaaaaagatgaaatgtttGAAATCATGCAAATAGACTACTTTAGTTGTAATCTGCATTTGATAATTTCTCTGTTTCCATTTCCCAGGTTTTGTATTGATTCTGAAAATAGAATTGGGAATAGTGgagtagaagaaataaaaagtcatCCTTTTTTTGAAGGTGTAGATTGGGGGCACATCAGGTATGTTTATAGGCTTTGAGTAGGAGAGGCCTGAGTAAAAACTTTTTTACTAGATTTGgtgattaatttttctttgattctGCTAGATTAAATACAAGAAGTAGCATTGTGATAATGTGATAAATCAGTCTTCTCTGGATTATATAAATGAGTGAGACTATAGTGGCTACAGCTAAATGACTCATTTTATCTAATGTCCACTTCAAGGAAAAAGCACATATTGTGCCCCTGTTTAGATTTTGATATTCAGAGTTACATGACGAAGACTGTTTGCACAACAAAGATATAATTACATTTGACTCTATAACGCCTCATTTTTGTCCTCTAATTAATATACCATACTGTGTCTCCTTCATTAATTTGTAAGAATATACAGTCCCTCTTTTAAACATTGTGGGGAAAGTTAAATAATGCAAGTAACTTTTAAGAATTTGCTTACAGCTGTTCGTTGTGAGCATTGGCCTTTATTCAGTCTGTGGCCAAACCACCTTCAGTGGCTCTGGTCTATTCCTCAGACAGCAACAGTTTAGAAACAAGTCTGATCgtgctgttttcttccttctctttgcacttagaataaaactAAGGATCCTTAACTGCTTTTCAGGATCGTAGGATGTGGCTATTGCCTCATCTGTACAAGCTGCATCTTGCTATGGTCTTTCCCACTTCTCCCACCCCAGGGTTTTGTCATTTGGTCGTCATTCTGGCGAAAATGCCCTtcacctccctgcccctgcccttgcCCTGCCTAGCCAGACCCTTTTCACTTTCAAGACAGCCTATGTGTCCCTTCACTGGAGATCTTCACTGGAGCTTCTACGATATGCTAGGCACTCTACCTGATTATAGCCAATTTGGGGGGATCATTTATTGTATGtccagcactgttctaagtgctttatgtgcatTTCTTATCTTATCCTCATAATAAACCTGTCACAGAGAAGTAATCTGCCTGCAGTGCCTCAGCTAGTGAATGATCTAACTAGAACTAGACCCAGGCAGTTTGATTCTAGAGTCCTGACTCTGACCTGCTACACTGTACTATGCTGTCTATACATCATCTCATTGAGCAGAACTGTGCTTCTGCCGGTTACAGTTGGAAGGATGCTTAGAGACTACCAGTCCAGTCTCCTGGTTTTATGTTAGGGAACAGTCGCAGTACCTACGGTCATCCTGCTAAGTAATGACAAGGGATTAGATCTCAGGGCACCAGGGTCTATGCTTCTTTACACTCAACTAATGTACATTTATTAAGTTAGTACATTAAGTATAAATAGGTTAGAATAATTCTGGGGAAAATATATACATGCTCTTGCATAATTTTGTAAACTTATCACCTAATAGATCCAATAAgtacttgttaaaaaaatagaagcaataaaaattgataaattcttttaactatttttagCATGATAAGAAGGCATTTTCATGACttagtatttttttaacctaatgtcCCTGATTCCCTTAACATTTATATGACTGAGAAGTTTTTGGATTCAGATTTCATCACAAATGTGTAGTCCCTTCACTCTTCGAGCCCCTTATTTTCCTAAATGACTTGATTTACGGATCCTCTACTAGAAGAATTCTATTCCTGAATTAATTAGGTAGGATCCAGTCCCCACAATATCTAGGGTactttatataatgataaagttctttaaataaaatcttttctgctTGCCCTTTCATTAactcttatttttcctctttaaaaagacAGCATGAGAAAGTCTtggtacaaagaaataaaaattccaagtaaatgataatattttaataaaaaaattatactcatctaTGAAATCCACTTAACTACAGGTATTTTCAAATCCATAATAAATTTCCTTGGCCCTTCTAATATCTGTAGAACAGCATGCAGAATTTGCAGGCAGGATTATGTTTTGGAAAACTGAATTCAAGAAAACTTACCATGGTTACTCAATACCTTTTTATAGGGAAAGGCCAGCAGCAATCCCTATAGAAATCAAAAGCATTGATGATACATCAAATTTTGATGACTTTCCTGAATCTGATATTTTACAACCAGGTAGGACAATCTACAACACAATTAACACTATTAAAAGTCTCTGAAGATGATGACATTTTCATTAATGAAATTCCTTTGCTCTTCGTTAATTCTTCTGTCTTTCTAGTGCCAAACACCACAGAACCGGACTACAAATCCAAAGACTGGGTTTTCCTCAATTATACCTATAAGCGGTTTGAAGGGTTGACTCAGCGTGGCTCTATCCCCACCTACATGAAAGCTGGGAAATTATGAATGAAGATCCCATTCGCTCACAACCAAGAGAACTCAGGTAGCTGCATCACCAGGCTTGCTTGGCGTAGACAACAGTACACTGAAATACTCCCGAAGATGGTGGTGCTTCTGACTACAAGAGGAAATTCTACAGGATTAGGATTTCTAAGACTACTACAGGAATTGGTTGGCAGTgccagctggctttttttttttttaatattttattatttttgttaacttTATTATATGAAGGTACTGGAATAAAAGAAATGTACATCCCTTTCTAACTGCACTGCCTACATGCGTATTAAGGTCCATTCTGCCTGTGTGTGCTGTGGCTTTGTACTGTAACACCTCTAATCAATTCAGGAGCAACATATGTCATTTATAGCAACATAGGCTAACCTGTAGGTAACACTGCAGTATTGCTGTTTTACTGCAAACCTTATGGGTCTAGATAATCAATAAAAGCCATTAGAACACTTGCCCCATTGGTTTGGACATGTATAGAATATATATGAAGACAATTTCTGTAATGGttttaaggcattttaaaaaggaaatacactggttatttaaaaaatagaatttatcatCACGTTATTGCACAAACTCCACAGTAGGGAGTGACAAGTTTATAATAAGGAGGAATTTTTAACACCTTCACTCAAGCACTCCACTAATATATTTACTTTGCATTCAGAAATACTGATGACCTTTATATACGTAGTCTGTATACTCATAGGGAGATGTACtgtattatataaaatgtaaagttGCTTTTCTTGTGACAAGAGGACTTCTTTTTTAACAAGAGGACATggcattattttaatttgattatgGTGAGTTGAATTTAAGAAATGACCATGAGGGCTGCTTGTAGAGAACTAGTGTAtttttattaaactatttttttaaacgtCAGACTTCTGATCATGTAAATGGACTTGTAGAGAACAAAGAGCTATTTACTTTGGTTTTCTAGAAAGTTGTTACATATCATGGCTGGTTAACGtttatttcttttgatgaaaATTTTTCCTTTGATAGTACTTGTATTATTGTGCCATTATCTTCTTATACTCCAAATGTACCAAAGATCCTGAACAGAGTGGATGTTCACAACTGAGGAGGATTTTACTGTCCTGTGGGAATGCTGTCTTCAGATCTTTGATAGAGGCCAGCTCATTCAAGGGCAATATTGTTCATGTTTAGCTACATCACTGTGGCTAATGTAAATGGAATTAAGGAAGTAAATGAAGGCCGGGGGGTTGTGATTAGAGAATAGGGGTGATGATGTCAGCAGCAAATTCTCTGGGTATTTCCCTAAGAATGGAATAGTCTTTTCTAgctcaacattttaattttaaaatgactctCTGAGGTTTTGGTTTCATCAGTAGTAGTGGAGAAGTAATACTTTATCAAAGAATGGCCTAATGTTTGTCTTAACTGTTAACTGGTGGAATTTTTTTAGATACAACAGTTATCACTATTACAAATGATCTGTGATCAGAATCTAAAATGATAATTTATTTGTACGGATGTTCTTCTTAGTGGGGAAGAATTGCATAGGATCATTATGCAAATCTACAgaagattttataaatattgctgCTTGCTGGGGAGCTCCATTAAAGGTCATTCTAGGTTTTTTTCCTGCCCTgttctccccttcccttcctccccattccttcccttccttccctttccttcacccCACTCTTCCCTAGTATTTGTTTGATACTTATTATGTGTTCATCTAATAGTTCATCTCCATTTTTCTTATTTGGATCATCTCTCATCTAGGAGAGAGAACTATTAAAATCCTGGGGTTATCTCAATTTGACTAACTCTGGTTTTTCTAATTATAACtgcctctaattttaaaaaaatctttaacttatgtttagttttatgagATTTTtctcaacacccccccccccattttaaaaaaggatgtttTGCTAGTGTGATAGTGAATGGGTAAGATATGAGGAAATTGCAACATTCTCTGGCTCTAATATGGTAACTCTTCTAgtataaaaaaattcattaattcaagttagagagagagattgatatAAAGGAGCTGAGTTTACCTTTTAATTGAATAAGAATAGAGCATTTTAGTTTCCATCTCCTTCATTCTTATTAATAGGAAGAACTTGGGAATAGTTATGGTTTCTTGGCAGTGGAAGGGCAGTTAGGGAAAATTTACTTTGTTTAGAGTCTCATTTTTCCCTGGAGTTAATAGAGTGATTCATAATCTTTGGGGTTTCCTCCTCATCAAAAGCATTTCTTAAGTGCCTATCTAAAAGCAATTAAAGACTGTGTCTGCCCTTTGGAAGCTAAGAATTTGATTCATGATGCAAATTAGCTAGATGATTTGCGAAGTACCCTTGAGATTGAATTTTCTCTATTATATACTTCCCATATTTCAGGTGAACCAtttaatttaaatgataaaacCCTATCTAATCAACTGAGCATaatgacattttctttaaattagacTCTATTTTGAATTAAAGAGTTTTGTTATAAACTGTGTGTTCTTGGTTTTTCTAAGTACATAGAAAGCTTGTATAATTCAGATTTATTGATTTCCTGATTTAATGTAGACTTtgacttttttattaaaaaaacctttGTATTAAAGCAagttatgttatttttcttttatgcttttcttATTAACATAGctttaaatctttaaatttattgaagcatagtGCAATCTGAGAATAGGGAATTTCTTATAAGTCAGCCTCTTCtgaatggaatatatatatatgatttaataAGCTATTAGTTGAATGGAAAATAAGTGTAGAATATTCAAAACTTTCTTTGGTTGCTAAGGCTCAAGAtaggatttcatttatttctataataacatactttttctgtttttttaaacacctgTTATCTTTGTGTAAATCtgtaaatctcaaaatatttttaagtacatttatttttggtGCTTTATTGTAGAAAACCTTTAGACTGTCAACCCATCCGTATCTACTGGTAGGAGAAACAGCTATCCATCTATCAATGATCTACAAATAAACGAATTGAGATTTTAATCAGTAGAGAGGTCCCTGCCTACCAAACACACTCTCTCTTTGAATTGCTAAGACTGAGAACATTCAAAATAACCGTTTTGCTACAACCATGATTATTTCCTcttgtctttatttaaattttattttctctatagaaGTGCACTTATTTCTGGAAACTTTTAATGAAACAAACACTTGGAACAAATATAAGTACAAGACACTTAGGACTAC from Balaenoptera ricei isolate mBalRic1 chromosome 10, mBalRic1.hap2, whole genome shotgun sequence carries:
- the STK38L gene encoding serine/threonine-protein kinase 38-like is translated as MAMTAGTTATFPMSNHTRERVTVAKLTLENFYSNLILQHEERETRQKKLEVAMEEEGLADEEKKLRRSQHARKETEFLRLKRTRLGLDDFESLKVIGRGAFGEVRLVQKKDTGHIYAMKILRKSDMLEKEQVAHIRAERDILVEADGAWVVKMFYSFQDKRNLYLIMEFLPGGDMMTLLMKKDTLTEEETQFYISETVLAIDAIHQLGFIHRDIKPDNLLLDAKGHVKLSDFGLCTGLKKAHRTEFYRNLTHNPPSDFSFQNMNSKRKAETWKKNRRQLAYSTVGTPDYIAPEVFMQTGYNKLCDWWSLGVIMYEMLIGYPPFCSETPQETYRKVMNWKETLVFPPEVPISEKAKDLILRFCIDSENRIGNSGVEEIKSHPFFEGVDWGHIRERPAAIPIEIKSIDDTSNFDDFPESDILQPVPNTTEPDYKSKDWVFLNYTYKRFEGLTQRGSIPTYMKAGKL